The genomic interval TATCAGAGCCATGAAGGAGCTCTCCAAGCGGGTCAACTTGATCCCTGTCGTGTCCAAGGCCGACACTTTTACCATCCCTGAGATGGAGGCTTTCAAGGCCAACGTAAGTGCTATCGTTTGATTGTGTGCTGATTTCCTTTATCTAACATTCTAGGTTAGAGCTGCTATCGACGCTCACAAGATCCAGATCTACACTCCCAGTGATGACTACAATCTTGGCTCCCTCTACACCTCTGAGGTGCCTCTTTCCATTATCGGCTGTCACGATTCTGTCATGGGACGTGATGGACAGCAGACCCGGGGCCGTCAATATGCCTGGGGCGTTGCCGAGGTGGACAACCCTGACCATTGCGACTTCGTCCGGCTGCGGGAGATTATGATGAGCCACTGTATGCTGGATCTTATCGACACTACCGTCGAGCAGCATTACGCTAGCTACAGAATGCAGAAGATTGAGCTTGCACGAAGCGCCATGAAGGATGCTGGTGCCTCGGAGGAGGATATTACTGCTCAACCCTTCTGTATGCTTCTTCGAAAGTCTGCCgcccagctccaggagcacgacatctccaacagcaTCAAGTTCCAggccaaggtggtggagctTAACAGGCGATTCGCCAAGATTgtggagaagcaggaggagaatTTCAGCAACTGGGAGACTGAGCTCACACAGAAGCAGGATGAATTCAACGCCGACATTAAAAAGATCCATCGAGAGTGAGTATGGTGGAGGGTGATCTTTTGAAGAgttactaacccagtgtGATTGATCTAGAGGCTGCAGTCGATATCCTCTCTTACCGCGTCCGGAATGATCCCAAGGATACTGGAGGACGCATTTCCAAGGGCAAGGCCAACGTTGCTGACATCTTCCATCGAGATCGCTAGCTGCACTCGATAGAGTTCAGTCTGTTTAC from Yarrowia lipolytica chromosome 1F, complete sequence carries:
- a CDS encoding uncharacterized protein (Compare to YALI0F26873g, similar to Saccharomyces cerevisiae CDC11 (YJR076C); ancestral locus Anc_1.531, similar to uniprot|Q9C271 Neurospora crassa probable cell division control protein CDC12); the protein is MSLDTPDSLARDFSAKLFTSEKQLEPMSDAVLPPSYSAATSEADMSDVSTYSECKATTIPAPEEENKGMTDVPVQISTLPDQRRDIVAKKGAVFNLMVVGESGTGKTTFLNTLFADELLKRVGSRRRPFPFGGQEEESAYEYTGDESANSQHHRTTKIESATFDLEEEGVTVRFTVIDTPGFGNYVNNTNSWVPIVEYLDDQHRQYLVQEEQPERSRIRDVRVHVCVYFLKPGYRLMPLDIRAMKELSKRVNLIPVVSKADTFTIPEMEAFKANVRAAIDAHKIQIYTPSDDYNLGSLYTSEVPLSIIGCHDSVMGRDGQQTRGRQYAWGVAEVDNPDHCDFVRLREIMMSHCMLDLIDTTVEQHYASYRMQKIELARSAMKDAGASEEDITAQPFCMLLRKSAAQLQEHDISNSIKFQAKVVELNRRFAKIVEKQEENFSNWETELTQKQDEFNADIKKIHRDVIDLEAAVDILSYRVRNDPKDTGGRISKGKANVADIFHRDR